In uncultured Methanobacterium sp., a genomic segment contains:
- the nifE gene encoding nitrogenase iron-molybdenum cofactor biosynthesis protein NifE — MEPVIETFESRKKHMCVKGEGLSIPVCDKASLPGTVTQRTCVYGGARIVLMPITDSIHLVHGPIGCAACTWDIRGSKSSREDLYKKGCSTDLQEKDIIFGGEKKLFETVLELNRLYHPGAIFVYATCVAGVIGDDIKAVCKKSQEITGCRVIPVQSEGFQDHNKTKGHWIGGDALLDYVIGTSEPEQTSPFDINIVGEFNVAGDLWGIKPLLEEMGVNIISTMSGDSHVEEIAQAHRAKLNIVQCQKSSNYVAKKMKTKYGIPFIKVNFFGLEQTINSLREIADFFNDEEMIQRTEKIIQRGLEEVQDEIREYKERLTGKTVALYVGGNKAWSLVRAFEELGMDVMMSGTKNGIKEDYERIKETVRDGTIIVDDANSTELARLLKKYRPNLLISGAKEKYISLKLGVPFCDFNHDRISAFAGFRGFVSFAKEVDASVSSPVFNLTSTSLYDIDNSRSDDNLNPNNNLNSEKNLKAENSVEKILSPSSGGEEHGS; from the coding sequence ATGGAACCAGTAATTGAAACATTTGAATCTCGTAAAAAACACATGTGCGTGAAAGGGGAAGGCTTATCCATTCCAGTATGTGATAAAGCCAGCTTACCAGGCACAGTGACCCAGAGAACCTGTGTTTATGGTGGTGCCAGAATCGTTTTGATGCCAATTACAGATTCAATTCACCTGGTACATGGCCCCATAGGCTGTGCTGCTTGCACATGGGATATAAGAGGAAGTAAATCATCCCGAGAGGATCTATACAAAAAAGGTTGCTCAACCGACCTTCAGGAAAAAGACATTATCTTCGGAGGGGAAAAGAAGTTATTTGAAACCGTACTTGAACTCAACAGATTGTACCACCCTGGAGCCATATTCGTGTATGCCACCTGTGTGGCTGGCGTGATCGGGGATGATATTAAAGCGGTTTGCAAGAAATCCCAGGAAATAACCGGGTGCAGAGTCATACCAGTTCAATCCGAAGGATTCCAGGATCACAATAAAACCAAGGGACACTGGATAGGTGGTGACGCCCTCCTGGACTACGTTATAGGAACCAGTGAACCTGAGCAAACCTCACCATTTGATATTAATATCGTGGGTGAATTCAATGTTGCCGGAGATCTGTGGGGAATCAAACCCCTGTTAGAAGAGATGGGTGTTAACATCATCTCCACCATGAGCGGAGACTCCCACGTGGAAGAAATTGCTCAGGCACACCGGGCAAAACTGAACATAGTCCAGTGCCAGAAGTCATCCAACTACGTGGCCAAGAAGATGAAAACAAAATATGGAATACCATTCATCAAGGTCAACTTCTTCGGACTGGAACAGACCATTAATTCCCTCCGGGAAATCGCTGATTTCTTTAATGATGAGGAGATGATCCAGCGCACCGAGAAAATAATCCAAAGGGGACTGGAAGAAGTTCAGGATGAAATTCGTGAATACAAAGAAAGATTAACCGGGAAAACAGTTGCCCTCTATGTAGGGGGGAACAAGGCCTGGTCCCTGGTGCGTGCCTTTGAAGAACTGGGCATGGATGTAATGATGTCTGGAACTAAAAACGGGATCAAAGAGGACTACGAAAGAATCAAAGAAACAGTCAGGGATGGTACCATAATTGTGGATGATGCCAACTCAACAGAACTGGCCAGATTACTCAAAAAATACCGGCCAAACCTGCTCATATCCGGAGCCAAAGAAAAATATATATCATTAAAACTTGGAGTCCCATTCTGTGACTTTAATCACGACAGAATATCTGCCTTTGCAGGATTTAGGGGATTTGTAAGCTTTGCAAAAGAGGTTGATGCCTCAGTTTCAAGCCCGGTCTTTAACCTAACTTCCACAAGCTTGTACGATATTGATAATTCAAGATCAGATGATAATTTAAACCCA
- a CDS encoding nitrogenase component 1, whose translation MSSINVIEKERTLIINPLKTCQPLGAMFAVMGVHHGFPLVHGSQGCSTFVRYNFARHFREPAEIAVSSLHEDAAVFGGRKNINSGIKNLALRFKPDLIGAITTCSSEIIGDDVFGFVDTTKKELKEMSQDVKGLDKIEVIPIPTPSFVGNHFTGYDIGVKALVDNLAEATEPTEKVNIIPGMVNPGDIREIKHIMALLGIEGVMLTDTSDPFDSPLRPSVTPTKPYFPKGGTTVDEIRDSANSKGTIALCKYAGSAANSLEKKHDVPAIIESPPIGLQNTDQFLRNLKTLTGCEIPESILDERGVLVDLIADNAARYLFDRKVAIYGDPDLTTGLARFVGELGMEPTMVCTGANSKTFTPDMEKISKETGSDIDVLFEQDMRSFEVYVKENPVDIMIGPSDGRLLAHDLGIPLIRTGFPVYDRIGYHRHPIVGYNGAARLMELITNAVLEKYYEPTHWKLQQ comes from the coding sequence ATGAGCAGTATAAATGTTATAGAAAAGGAAAGAACTCTCATAATTAACCCACTGAAAACCTGTCAACCTTTAGGGGCAATGTTTGCAGTTATGGGAGTTCACCATGGATTTCCACTGGTACATGGATCCCAGGGTTGTTCCACCTTTGTAAGGTACAACTTCGCACGCCATTTCCGTGAACCCGCAGAAATCGCAGTTTCATCCCTGCATGAAGATGCAGCAGTATTTGGAGGAAGAAAAAACATAAACTCCGGTATAAAAAACCTGGCACTGCGTTTCAAACCAGACCTTATTGGGGCCATAACCACCTGTTCCAGTGAGATCATAGGTGACGATGTATTCGGGTTCGTGGATACCACCAAAAAAGAACTCAAAGAAATGAGTCAGGATGTTAAAGGCCTGGATAAAATTGAAGTTATCCCCATACCCACACCCAGTTTCGTGGGAAACCACTTCACTGGTTACGACATAGGAGTCAAAGCCCTGGTAGACAACCTGGCAGAAGCAACTGAACCCACCGAAAAGGTGAACATCATCCCAGGAATGGTTAACCCTGGAGACATACGGGAAATCAAGCATATCATGGCACTTTTGGGGATTGAAGGTGTGATGTTAACCGACACCTCAGACCCATTTGATTCACCCCTTAGACCATCGGTAACACCAACCAAACCCTACTTTCCCAAGGGTGGAACCACGGTCGACGAGATACGTGACTCTGCCAACAGCAAGGGAACAATAGCATTATGTAAATACGCTGGATCAGCAGCCAATTCACTTGAAAAAAAGCATGACGTGCCGGCAATCATAGAATCACCACCCATAGGTCTGCAGAATACCGACCAGTTCCTGCGAAACCTGAAAACACTCACTGGTTGTGAAATACCAGAGAGTATCCTGGATGAAAGGGGAGTGCTGGTTGATTTAATTGCAGATAATGCTGCCAGATACCTGTTTGACCGGAAAGTAGCCATATATGGAGATCCAGACCTGACCACCGGACTGGCCAGATTCGTAGGAGAACTGGGCATGGAACCAACCATGGTCTGTACCGGTGCCAACAGTAAAACTTTCACCCCAGATATGGAAAAGATTTCCAAAGAAACAGGAAGCGACATAGATGTGCTGTTTGAACAGGACATGCGTTCCTTTGAAGTTTACGTGAAGGAAAACCCAGTTGACATTATGATCGGACCCTCCGATGGGCGACTTCTTGCCCATGACTTGGGTATCCCATTGATAAGGACTGGATTCCCAGTTTATGATAGAATTGGATATCACCGGCACCCTATAGTTGGGTACAATGGTGCTGCACGCCTGATGGAACTTATAACCAATGCTGTGCTTGAAAAATATTACGAACCAACCCACTGGAAACTGCAACAGTAA
- a CDS encoding nitrogenase subunit alpha — protein MPYKLFDVDKEIPERKKHTYVKHCSDPEECMPACNSKTVPGSMSERGCAFAGAKGVITGALKDVVHVVHSPVGCTYYAGGTKRYPTSPNMPDGSKFPIENFNLKYVCGTDIMESDVVFGGMKKLRQSIIDASQEFPEATAIYAYATCTTGLIGDDMDAVAKELTAELGKDVVAFNAPGFAGPSQSKGHHIANHTIFERMVGTQEPPSTTPYDIGLIGEYNIDGDLWIIESYLKEMGIRILSRFSGDSTHDEICFMHRTKLNLVRCQRSATYIADLIKEKYEVPYINVDFFSTQYCAENLRTIGKYFGLEKEAEKVIADRMAKVGPELEFYKEKLQGKKVYIFSGGPKSWHLATPLENELGMDVTAVASQFEHEDGYVKMKKRVKEGALIVDDPNSMELEEMITNDKPDLILAGIKEKYMAHKLGVPSLMIHSYENGPYIGFEGFLNLAKDMYSYIYNPVWKMLEFEETPLETDESKIIKESIETPDKVEVGK, from the coding sequence ATGCCTTACAAACTTTTCGACGTGGATAAAGAAATCCCTGAGCGAAAAAAGCACACCTACGTAAAACATTGCTCGGATCCAGAAGAATGTATGCCTGCCTGTAACAGTAAAACAGTTCCAGGATCCATGAGTGAACGTGGATGTGCATTTGCAGGGGCCAAAGGAGTTATAACTGGAGCTTTAAAAGATGTTGTCCACGTGGTTCACTCACCTGTTGGGTGTACTTACTATGCTGGTGGAACCAAAAGATACCCCACCAGTCCCAACATGCCGGATGGAAGTAAATTCCCCATAGAAAACTTCAACCTCAAATACGTTTGCGGTACCGACATCATGGAATCAGACGTGGTTTTTGGAGGTATGAAAAAACTAAGGCAATCCATAATCGACGCTTCACAGGAATTTCCAGAAGCAACTGCAATTTATGCCTATGCTACCTGTACTACGGGATTAATAGGCGATGACATGGATGCTGTTGCCAAAGAATTGACAGCAGAGTTGGGTAAAGATGTTGTAGCATTTAACGCACCGGGATTTGCTGGACCAAGCCAATCAAAAGGACACCACATAGCAAATCACACCATTTTTGAGCGGATGGTGGGTACACAAGAACCCCCAAGTACTACTCCATACGACATAGGATTAATAGGAGAATACAATATAGACGGAGACCTCTGGATAATTGAATCATACCTTAAGGAAATGGGTATACGCATTCTAAGCAGATTCAGTGGTGACTCCACTCACGATGAAATATGTTTCATGCATCGGACCAAATTGAACCTGGTTAGATGCCAGAGATCTGCCACCTACATTGCAGACCTTATAAAAGAAAAATATGAAGTTCCCTACATCAATGTGGATTTCTTCAGTACCCAATATTGTGCAGAAAACCTCAGGACCATAGGAAAATATTTCGGTCTGGAAAAAGAAGCCGAGAAAGTTATAGCCGATAGAATGGCAAAAGTAGGCCCTGAACTTGAGTTTTACAAGGAAAAACTTCAGGGTAAAAAGGTTTACATCTTCTCTGGAGGCCCAAAAAGCTGGCACCTGGCCACTCCCCTGGAAAATGAACTGGGAATGGACGTAACTGCAGTGGCATCACAGTTCGAACACGAAGATGGATACGTGAAAATGAAAAAACGGGTAAAAGAAGGAGCACTCATAGTTGACGACCCAAACTCCATGGAACTGGAAGAAATGATCACCAATGACAAGCCCGATCTAATACTGGCCGGTATTAAGGAAAAATACATGGCCCATAAACTGGGAGTACCCTCACTGATGATCCACTCCTACGAGAATGGTCCTTATATTGGATTTGAAGGTTTCCTGAACCTGGCCAAGGATATGTACTCCTACATCTACAACCCGGTCTGGAAAATGCTGGAGTTTGAAGAAACTCCATTAGAAACTGATGAATCAAAAATCATAAAAGAATCAATTGAAACACCAGACAAAGTAGAGGTGGGCAAATGA
- a CDS encoding P-II family nitrogen regulator encodes MKMIRAIVRPDKAETVVNSLSDSGYVALTKMDVIGRGKQKGIQLDNIYYDELPKVMLMLVTPSEETSKVVDIINETAFTGNFGDGKIFISPVEEVYTVRTRSKGL; translated from the coding sequence ATGAAGATGATAAGAGCAATAGTTCGCCCAGATAAGGCAGAAACAGTAGTAAACTCACTATCAGACTCAGGATATGTTGCTTTAACTAAAATGGATGTCATTGGACGTGGAAAGCAGAAAGGTATTCAACTGGATAACATCTACTACGACGAACTACCCAAGGTCATGCTCATGCTGGTGACCCCCTCTGAAGAAACCAGCAAAGTCGTTGATATTATAAACGAAACCGCATTCACCGGGAACTTTGGAGACGGAAAAATCTTCATCAGCCCTGTTGAAGAAGTTTACACTGTCAGGACTCGAAGTAAAGGATTATAA
- a CDS encoding P-II family nitrogen regulator: protein MKEILAIIRPNKISRTKEVLDALGFPAMTATAVFGRGKQKAILGEVSFDIPNEDLREEDGRMHYIPKRMISLVVPDEDTSLVVESIMKVNNTGQIGDGKIFVCPIEEAVRVRTKETGEEAIS from the coding sequence ATGAAAGAGATACTGGCAATTATTAGACCAAATAAGATTTCACGTACCAAAGAAGTCTTAGATGCCTTGGGATTCCCCGCCATGACTGCTACTGCAGTTTTTGGACGAGGAAAACAAAAAGCCATACTTGGAGAGGTTTCATTCGATATTCCCAACGAGGACCTACGTGAAGAAGATGGGAGAATGCATTACATCCCAAAAAGAATGATTTCTCTCGTTGTCCCAGATGAAGACACATCCCTGGTAGTGGAATCAATAATGAAAGTAAACAACACAGGGCAAATTGGAGATGGTAAAATATTTGTTTGCCCAATAGAGGAAGCAGTACGGGTGAGAACAAAAGAAACAGGAGAAGAAGCAATTAGCTAA